Below is a genomic region from Paraburkholderia phenazinium.
CACAGCGAAGCTGTTGGCGGCGGATTCGAGCATCTTTTCGAAGACGTCGTCCGGAATCGTGATGGTGCCCGGAAAGCGCATGTGCGAAGTGGGCGGCGCATAACCACCCTCCGGCACATAAGCCACGATAGGCGCGACGAGCGCATTGCCGAGTCCCTGCGCGATGCGTTGCGACAGCACCGCGACGCGCGCGTTGTGTTTGCCGAGCGCGACGTCGGGTCCACTTTGCTCGGTGCCGCCGATGGGAATGATGATGGTTGTCTTGCCTGCCGCCACCTCGTCGCGTACCTCTGTCCACGTGAGGTTTTCGAGGAACACGGTTTTCGGCGCTTGCGCGAGAGCGGTCTGGGTGGCGATCAGCAACACGATCGCGGCGAGCGTTCGCTGCGGTGAGAAGCGCATGAGGCGGCCCTGTCCCGGAAGATTGACGACGCTTGTGAGTATATCCGTCGCTCGTGCAGGCCGAGAGGCATTTACCGGAACGGGTGGTTCTCGAAACAGGACCTTGTTCAAGGGTTATCCCTGGTGTTTCAATTCCACCAAACCTTTCTTTTTGCTTTCTTTATTCTTTCAATTAAGGTTAAATTGAGGCCTTCGTTAAGCACGAGGAGACCTCAAATATGTCGCACTTCATGCAGGGCGCGGTGACGCTAGGTGGTTGCATCGGCATGTTCACGCTGATGGTGACCATGATTGAAATGCTGAAGGGATAACAGCATCGGCCTTCAGCCCGTGGCATCTCGCCACGAACTGAAGGCCGGCCACCCGCCATCAACTGCAGGTTACGACGCTCCACCTGACACCGGCGACGGATTGCGTTCCGCGAAGCCTTCCTGATGCCAGTACGGATACACGGGGCGCACTGCGCTGGCGGCATCGAGCTTCGCCATCTGTTCGGCCGTCAGATTCCAGCCGACGGCGCCGAGATTCTGCCGCAACTGTTCTTCGTTACGCGCACCGATCAGCACCGTCGAAACCGTGGGACGTTGCAACAGCCAGTTCAGCGCAATCTGCGGCACGGTCTTGCCGGTTTCGGCCGCCACTTCGTCGATCGCGTCGAGCACGCGGAACAGATATTCGTCCGGCACCGGCGGACCCATGTCAGCGGTTTTATGCAGGCGGCTCTTTTCCGGCAACGGTTGACCGCGTTTCAGCTTGCCGGTCAGACGCCCCCAGCCGAGCGGACTCCACACCACCGCGCCCAGGCCCTGGTCGAGTCCGAGCGGCATCAACTCCCATTCGTAGTCGCGTCCTACCAGCGAGTAATACGCCTGATTCGCGACGTAACGCGGATAGCCATAACGGTCGGCCACGTCTTGCGACTTCATCAGATGCCAGCCGGAAAAATTCGACACGCCTGTATAGCGGATCTTGCCTGCCCGCACGAGATCGTCGAGCGTCGACATTACTTCGACGACCGGCGTCTTGGCATCGAAGCCATGTAGCTGGAACAGGTCGATATAGTCGGTCTGCAGACGCTTCAAGGCGGCGTCGACAGACTGGATCAGGTGAAAACGCGACGAGCCGACACTGTTGGGCCCATCGTCGAAACGGAAGGTGGCCTTGGTCGAGATGATGACCTTGTCGCGCTTGCCCTTGATCGCTTCGCCGAGCACGGCTTCGGACGAGCCTTTCGAATAGATGTCGGCGCTGTCGAACATCGTCACGCCCGCGTCGAGACAGATATCGATCAGACGGCGTGCTTCGGCGACATCGGTTGCGCCCCACGCCTCGAAGAATTCGCCCTTGCCGCCAAATGTTCCCGTGCCGAAGCTGAGCACCGGAACCTTGAAGCCGGACGCGCCCAAATATCTCTGTTCCATCGAATAATCTCCGTAAGGTTGCTTCGCATTTGCTGCTCGCTTACTGCTCATGTGCTGCTAATGCGCCGCCCGATGGCCACGCATTTTCCATCCTGCAACAACAGGGCTCGAGTCTACGCGCGTCCGCCGGATCGCGTCGGCGACGCCGGCAGCCTTGGGGAGTTGCAACGCCGTGTAGAAAATTCAAGCGGAGAGGATGACCTTACCTGCGACAGTCCCGCCAGTTCACCAGACTCACCCGGTTCACCGTCACTCGCAAGTCACGAGCGCATGCAGTTCGTCGATATTGAATGGCTTGGCGAGAATCGCCACGCCGATATGTTTGGCGCGTTCCAGTTCGTCGGCGTAGCCGGTCATCAAGGCGATCTTCTGGGCGGGCCAGGAAGTGCGCACCCGTTCTGCGAGGTCGACGCCGTTCAGCTTGCCGGGCATCTGGATGTCGGAGAGCACCAGTTCGAAAGTCTCCCCGGCGGTGAGGACATCAAGTGCCCGGTCCGCAGTCGCTTCGTGATGCACTTCGCATCCGAAAGTTTGCAACACGGCCGCGATGCCCGCTGCGACATCCGCGTTGTCCTCCACCAGCAGCACCACGCCCTGCGCAGCGGAGTGGTCGTCGCCGGTCGCCGTGGCGACTACCGGCTGCGCCGCCCGCGCTTCGCGGTAACGCGGCAGATATAGACGCACCGTCGTGCCGCTGCCCACCACGCTGTCTATTTTCGCGGTGCCGCCCGATTGTTCGCACATCGCGAGGACCTGCGCGAGCCCGAGGCCTGTGCCAGAACCGTGCAGCTTGGTCGTGAAAAGCGGCTCGAAGGCGCGGCGCGCCACCGCCTCGGCCATGCCCTCGCCGTCATCGGAACAGGTGATGAGCACGTATTCGCCATCGGGCAGCAATGTGTCGCTCGACACCAGCCGCACGTTCTGGCAGCGAATCGCGAAGCGCCCGCCTCGCGGCATCGCATCGCGCGCGTTGACCGCGAGGTTCATGATGGCGAACTCGAGCTCGGTCGGGTCGACCAGCACGCGCCAGATCTCGTCCATCAGATTGAGCTTCACCTGCACCTTGTCGCCCACCGCCGCGTCGATCAGCGGGGCGGCGCCGGGCAGCCATTTCGCCAGCTGGACCGGCTCCTGTTTGAGCGGCTGCTTGCGCGCCACGCTCAGGAGGCGGCGCGTCAACGCCTCCGCAGTCGAGGTGGCGCGCTCCACCGCCTTCACCTCGTTTTCCATGTTGTTGAAGCCCTTGTGGCGGGCCATCTGCATGTTGGACGAGACGACCATCAGCAGATTGTTGAAGTCGTGCGCGACGTTGGCCACCAGATTGCCGAGCGCGCCCATGCGTTGCAACTGACGGGTCGATGCCTCGGCGGAAAGCCGCATCGCCACTTCGCCCTGCCAGCGCTCCCAGGCCTGACGCTCGGTCTCGAGCTGGCGCAGCGAGAAGAACACCAGCAGCCAGATGGCGATGCACGGCACCACCGTGATGGTCGCGATCAGGAAGAAGTGGTGCCACCACTGCTCATAGATCGCGGAGGTGGCGTAGGCGCTCATCACATACAGCGGATAGTCGGCGACCCGGCGGAATGCCAGCAGCCGCTCCACCCCGTCGACGCTCGAAGTCATCCGCACGTGGCCGAACAGTTCCTTGTCGCGCAACGCATCGGTAAACGGCGTATGCGCCGACAGCTCGGTGCCCGGTGGCCAGCCCGGATAACGCACCAGCAACTGGCCGTCCTGGCGGTACAGGCCGAGCGCGAGCGATGGGTCGCCTCCCGTCAGGTCGCTGTAAAAACGCGAGAAATAGTCGCTGCGCAGCGCGATGGAGACTTCGCCGAGGAAGCGCCCGTCCGCCGTCGAGCGGGCCAGCGTCGTGTTGAACACATCGGTCTGCGAGACCTGCCCGTACATCGGCAGCGAGAAGTACGTCGACGGGCGGATCGCCTTTGCCGAGAGGAAATCGTCGCGTGTGGCGACCGAGACGTCCGGGGCGGGAAAGACGCGGCTATTGACCAGCAGCTTGCCCGCCGGGTCGAAGATCGCAATGGCCGCCACCTGCGGGAAGTCGCCGCCAATCTCGCGCAGGTGCTGGAAGATCTCGCCTTCGTGGGCGCGGATCGCGGCCGCGTCGTCGTCACCCAGCAGGTCGAGAATACGGGCGATGATCTGCTGGTTCAGATCGAGCACCTTGACCGCCTGCTCGTCGGTCACGCGTGCGAGGCGGTCGATCATGTTGTCGGAATCGGCAATCCGGCGCTGATAGTCGAAGTATCCGTAGCCTGCGAGACAGGCGAGCGGAAACAGGATCGAGGCGACGAACACCACGAGCAGGATGCGCCGCGTTGCAGCAAAGTTGCGTAACGGCAGGGGTAAGTCGACGACGGCGCGCTCCGCATGTTGCACGTGACGATCTCCTCTGACGAATCGATAAAATCAGTGTAGGTCGAACTGGGTGGCTTGCAGACAACGTGCCCGATACCGCGCGCGACCCTAATTCGGTTTCGCCTGACTGTACGACAGGCCGCGCCCAGACACAAACATATGGCGCTTACAGCAGGCTCTATGGCGTTCAAGGGCGTTCCGTCGCGATCCGCCAGGCAACTGGGCACAACGATTGCTGCCGCAGCGGGCACCGCCCTATCGGAACGAATCGTCATGTCTGACCAGACCGCTCCATCCCACGGTGATGAAGACCAGCAACGCGACCGGCAATCCAGCGCCGGCGACTCCGGGCGCGCGGCGAGCGGCCAGAACGGCGCGAACGACCGGTCCACCAAGAACGACAACGGCAGCAAAAACGACAAGGACAGCAATAACGGCAACGGCAAGGACGAAAAGGATGGCAAGGACGCCAACGGCTCCGGAAAGAACAAGAGCAAAAAGCCGCTGATCATCCTTGCCGTAGTGGCCGTGATCCTGCTGATCGGCGCGTTTATCTGGTGGTTCGCGACCCGCAACCAGGTCACCACCGACGACGCCTACACCGACGGCAACGCCATCACGATTGCGCCGCAAGTCTCGGGTTACGTGGTCCAGCTGGCGATCAACGACAACGTCTACGTGCACAAGGGCGAGCTGCTGGTCGTCATCGACAAGCGCGAGTATCAGGCCCAGGTGGACGCCGCCCAGGCTCAACTGGGGCTCGCGCAGGCGCAGTTGAATGCGGCCCAGGTCCAGCTCGATATCGCGCGGGTGCAGTATCCGGCGCAGTACCTGCAGGCCAAGGCGCAAACCTCTTCGGCCGAGGCCAACCTGAAGCAGGCGCAGGCCGCCTACGTGCGTCAGCATGCGGTCGACCAGCGCGCCACCTCGCAGCAGAACATCGATACCGCCGACGCGCAGCAGCAAACCGCCCGCGCCAGCGTGCAGCAGGCACAAGCCCAGCAGCAGACGGCGAGCCTCGTGCCGCAGCAGATCAGGCAGACCGAGGCGACGGTGGAAGAACGCCGTCAGCAGGTTCAGCAGGCTGAGGCGCAGCTCGAGCAGGCACGCCTCAATCTCTCGTACTGCGAAGTGCGGGCGCCCTCCGATGGCTGGGTCACGCGCCGCAATGTGCAGTACGGCAGCTTCCTGCAGGCGGGCGTGTCGCTGTTCTCGATCGTCACGCCGGACGTCTGGGTGACGGCCAACTTCAAGGAGTCGCAACTCGAGCGCATGCGCCCTGGCGACAAGGTGAACGTCGAGGTCGATGCGTATCCGAAGCTCGAACTGCATGGTCATATCGACAGCGTGCAGCTCGGCAGCGGCTCGGTTTTCTCGGCCTTCCCGGCGGAAAATGCGACCGGCAACTTCGTCAAGATCGTCCAGCGCGTGCCGGTGAAGATCGTGATCGACGACGGCATGCCGCGCGATCAGCCTCTCGGTCTCGGACTTTCGGTGTCGCCCAAGGTCTTCCTGAAATGAGCGAGGCCAACTGGAAGCCTGCCGGCAATCCATGGCTGATCGCGATCGTCGTGACGCTGGCCGCGTTCATGGAAGTGCTCGACACCACCATCGTCAACGTGGCGCTGCCGCATATTGCCGGCACCATGTCGGCCAGCTACGACGAAGCGACCTGGACCTTAACCTCCTACCTGGTGGCGAACGGCATCGTGTTGCCGATCTCAGGTTTCCTTGGCCGGGTGATGGGCCGCAAGCGCTATTTCCTGGTCTGCATCGTGGCGTTTACAATCTGCTCGTTCCTGTGCGGGATTGCCAGCAACCTGATGCAGCTGATCGTGTTCCGGCTGCTGCAAGGGTTCTTCGGCGGCGGTCTGCAGCCGAACCAGCAGTCGATCATTCTCGACACCTTCCCGCCTGAACAACGGGGACGCGCGTTTTCGATTTCGGCGGTGGCGATCGTGGTTGCGCCGGTGCTGGGCCCGACGCTCGGCGGCTGGATCACCGATAACTTCTCGTGGCGCTGGGTCTTCCTGCTCAACGTGCCGGTGGGCATTCTCACCTCGCTCGCCGTGATGCAGCTGGTCGAAGATCCGCCGTGGCGCAACAAGGACAGCGGCAAGGTGTCGATTGACTATATCGGCATTACGCTGATCGCGATCGGTCTCGGCTGCCTGCAGGTGATGCTCGATCGCGGCGAAGACGACGACTGGTTTTCGTCGACGTTCATTCGCATCTTTGCGGCGCTGGCGGTGGCGGGCATAGCGGGGGCGATAGCGTGGCTGCTCTATGCGAAGAAGCCCGTGGTGAATCTGGCGTGCATGAGGGATCGTAACTTCGCGCTTGGCTGCATCACCATGGCGGCCTTTGCGATGATGCTCTATGGCAGTGCCGTGCTCGTGCCACAACTCGCCCAGCAGCAACTCGGCTATACCGCGACGCTGGCGGGGCTCGTGCTATCGCCTGGCGCGATTCTGATCGTCATGGAGATTCCGATCATCAGCCGCGCGATGCCCTACGTGCAGACGCGTTTCCTCGTGGCGACCGGTTTTCTGCTGCTCGCGCTCGCCCTTGCCTACTCGCATACCCTCGTGCCGAATGTCGACTACGACACGCTCGTCAAGATGCGTAGCGCGCAGTCGATTGCGATCGGCTTTCTGTTCGTGCCGATTACGACGCTCGCCTATCTGACCGTGCCGCGCGAACTCAACGACGACGCCTCGGCGCTGTTTACGATGTTCCGTAACGTGGCGGGGTCGATCGGCATTTCGTTATCCACCGCGCTGATTCGCGAGCGCACCCAGGCGCGCATGGCGCATTTGTCGGTCCATACGACGACGCTCTCGCAGAACTACAACGACACGCTGCAGCGCACGGCGCATACGATTGCCGGCATGACCGGCCAGCCGCTCGCGCAGGCGATGAAAACCGCCGCCGGGCAACTCTATACGACCTTCATCTCACAGGCGACCATTCTGGCTTACGTGGATGTGTTCGGCTACCTCGCACTTTTCTGCGCCATGGTCATTCCCGTGACGTTTTTCTTTTCTCCGGCCAAAGCCGCAGGCGGCGGAGGAGGACACTGATATGAGCCACGTTCGCCGCGTACGACGTGCCGCGCTCCGGCGTGCACTCCCCGTTGCACTTCCTCTTGCAGTGCTGCTCGGCGCCTGCACGGTTGGACCGCAGTTTCGCGCTCCGCAAGCCGACACGCCGGCGCAATGGCACGATCCGCAGCAGGCTGCCTCAGAGGCGGCGGCTCGTGCCGCGACGCCTGCTTCGGCTGCGGCGCCAACAGCCGCATCCGTGCCCACGATGGACTCGGATCCCGATCCGCAATGGTGGCGCAGCTTCTCGGACCCGACGCTCGATGGGCTGATCGACCGCGCCGCGCGCGACAACCTTGACCTGCAGGAGGCCGTGCTGCGCATCGTCGAAGCACGCACCCAGGAGCAGAGCGCGGCTGCGCAAGGTCTGCCCAACGTACGCGCAAGCGGTAGCTATCAGCGCGAACAGCTCGGCGCGAAGGGCTTTCTGGAATCCGATGGCGTCTACAACAAGGTCGATCAACTGGGCGCGCCGAACTCGCCGGTCAACCAGATCGCCCCTGGGGCGGGCGCTACGCTCGAAAACGGCGCCAACAATGTCCTTAACCAGCTGACCGCGCCGATCAACCTATGGCAGGTCGGTTTCGATGCTTCGTGGGAGCTGGATCTGTTCGGCCGGGTGCGCCGCTCGGTCGAGGCCGCGCATGCGCAGACCGAAGAGGCGGTGGAAAGCCGCAACGACGCACTGGTGTCGCTCGAGGCCGAGGTCGCGCAAACCTATATGCAGTTACGCGGCGCCCAGGCATTGCGGCAGATTACCCAAAGCCTCGTCGATCAGCAGCGCGATATCGTCGCGTTGACGCAAAGTCAGGCGAAGGTGGGGCTTGCGAGTCAGCTCGATGTAAAAAGTGCGACAGCGCAATACGCGCAGACCCAGGCGCAGTTGCCTCAATACGATCAGCAGATCCAGCAGGCGCTCAATGGCCTCGCCTATCTGCTCGGCGAGCCGCCGGGCTCGCTCGCGGATGAACTGTCCGCGCCTGCCGCGGTGCCGCCTGTACCGCCGAGCGTGCCGGTCGGCATGCCGTCGACACTGGCGCGCCGACGTCCGGACATCCGCCGTGCCGAGGCGAGTCTGCATGCGGCCACCGCCGATGTCGGCGTCGCGGTGGCGCAGTTCTACCCGGATATCTCGCTGACCGGCCAGGTCGGCACGCGCGCCACAAACGCGAGCGGTTTGACACACTGGTCGAGCCTGTTCTATTCATTCGGGCCGAGCATCTCGCTGCCGATCTTCGAGGGCGGCTCGCTGGTGGCTAACCTCCATCTGTCGCAAGCGCAACAGCAGCAGGCTGCACTCGATTACCGCAAGACGGTGCTGATGGCGTTGCGCGATGTCGACAATGCCCTCGCTGTCTACCGTACCGATCAGGCGCGCCAGGTGTCGCTGGGCGACAGCGTCGCGGCGCAGCAGGCCGCCTTCGAACTCGCGCGCGACAGCTACCGCAAGGGCCTCGTTACTTTTATCAACGTGCTCGACGCAGAACGGCAGCTAAGCGATGCGCAGCAGCAGTACGCGCAGGAAACCATGCAGGTCAGCACTGACCTCGTGGCACTGTACAAGGCGTTGGGCGGCGGATGGCAAGCTGGTGGGAATGCGACAGGCGCGACGGATGCGGTCCCGGCGAAAGCGCCGGGCGGTTGAGGATGGTACTTCCAGAACTACGCCGCGATATCGTCGACCGTCTGCGCCGGTTCCATTTCCACCGGAACGGTAGCGGCGATCCGGCAGCACGCATTCAGCATGTCCTGCATCGACGTTGCGTAGCAGTCCGCACCGATCGCGCTTTGCAGATCGTCGCTCCACTTTTCCGGCTGCCCTTGCGGCCACAGGCCAACGACAATCGACGCATCAGGCAGGCGCTGACGAACCCGCCTCACGAGATAGCGCAGATGAGAGGGAATACCGTCGATGTTCAGATAGAACAGGCATACGATGGTGACCGCCGACGTATCGAGCGTATCGATAGCAGTGCGCGACGCCGCTTCATGCGGCAGCGAGCGGCAATTCAGATCGTGCTTGCCGAGCAGTTGCAGCAGCAGGCTGGTCGCCAGTTGATCGAGCGGACCGCGTCCGGCGATGCATAGCACCTGATGGCCAGCCCGATTGCGTTCGGCGCGCTCACGCTGGATACGCGTCTCGTCGCTCGTGTTGCCGGCCGTGCCTTGACCTGCCCCCATGCCCGCTTCGCCTTCGCTCGCCGCCGCTTGTGCTCTGGCTTCGCGCTCGAGGCTCGCTTCATCCACGGGCAATCGCGACCGTTCGTCGGACGGCCCGACTGCCGCCCAGTTTTCCTCGGGTTGATCGAGCCTGGGATCGCGATCGGGAAAGCTATCGAGCCCTTCGGCCAGGTCGTTAGTGGTGGATTCGATCCGTGCGAGTTGCGCGGCGGTGACGCTGCCACGCTGCACGTCGTTGGCCGCCAGTTGCAAACCCTTGAGGGCAACTTCATCGTAATACGCGCAGAGCGAACGCTCGCGAAGCAGACTCTCGGCTTGTGCGAGCGCCTCATCCGGGTCGCCGGCCAGCGCACGCTGATAGAAGTTCTCGATCGGCGTGAGCGCGGGTTGATCACCTAGCAGCACGTCGAGAAACTCGAGCCGTCGAACATGACGGCCCAATACCAGCAGACATAAGGTCAAGGGCGTGGAGAGGATCAGTCCGATAGGCCCCCAGATCCAGCTCCAGAAAATCGCGGCGACCACGACGGAAAACGGCGAAAGACCCGTGCTGTGTCCGTACAGCAAAGGCTCGACCACTTGCCCAACCAGCACTTCGACGCTCACGAAGAGCGCCAGCGACCAGATCGCCATCGACCAGCCGGGACTCACCGCTGCGGCCAGAGCGGTGGCAAGCACCGCCGAAATCCAGATGCCCACGTATGGCACGAGCCGCAAGAGCGCGGCCATGATGCCCCACAGGATAGGGCTCGGCACTCCGATCAGAGAAAGGCCGATGCCGATCACCACGCCCACCCCTGCATTCACGCCGAGCTGCGACACGAAGTAGCGGCTCAGACGACGCGCGGCCTCGTCCATCACGGTCGTCGTGCGATGCAGATCGCGCGAACCGAACAGACGAATCGCACGGTCGCGCAGATCGTCGCGCTGGAGCAGAATCACGATCGTCACGACGAAAACGATAAACGCGGTTTCAAGCGGGCTAATGGCAGGTGTCAGAAAACGCCGCGCGAGTTCGAATGGCGTGGGCACCGGCTCGCGCACGACGACGGGCATCGCGGCGGGTGCCTGTGCATCGGATGATGGCGCCACGGCACTGCGCGAGGCCGGTGGCGGCGCGGGGGACGGCTGCTGCTGCGGCTCGGTGACACGCTGCAGCGCCTGACCGGCTGTGCCCATCAGGCGGTCGAGCTTGCCGATGGTCAGGTTGTGCGCGGTGTCGAGCTTGCGCTCGATGGTGGCTTCATAATGCGGCCCGTTGGCGACGAGGTCGGTGAGCTGAGTCCCGATCACGCTGGCGAGCAGCACAATGACCGAGACTGATAGCAGCACCGCGGCAAACACCGAGGCGACGTGTCCTAGGCGGATGCGCAACAACGCATTCGCCAATGGCGCGACGAGGAAGCTGAGCAGGATCGCGAGCGTGATCGGAATCAGCACGTCGCGCGCAAAGTAAAGCGCAGCGACGGCCAGCACGCCGACCGCCAACGTGATCAGCCCCTCGATGCCCAGCGCGGTGCTCGGAGCAATACGTGTCGCCGTGCGCGTCAAGCGTGGGTCGTCGAAGTCCCGCATCTATTCCTTGTGTGTCGGCGTTACCGTCACACCCGTATGCGAGTCGCCCTCCGCGCCCATCGATTCCTTCTCGACTTCAGCGCGCGCCTGCTCCCAGTATTCGTCCGGGTTGCCCTTGGGATCGGTCGCCTGTTCCCACAGGTAGTACGCGCGGGTGCGAATCTTTTCTTCGGTGCTGTTTGTTTCGAGTTCGTGGTCCTGTGCCATCTTGCCCTCCTGGGCGTTTTGCCTTGAGTCTGCTTTGGTCGGAGCGACCGCCGCTGCGTTCTTCATTGCCTGGATTTTCTTCGCTGGCTTGCACCAGAGAATCAGGCGAATGCAAAGGCGCGCGGGGGTGCCTGCGTTTACATGTTCAGCAAGCCCTATACCTGGCGTTACGGACCGTGCTTAGCTCGTTTTGCCGGGATCATCGGTGGTCAACTGCTGCTCGAGTCCGTCCAATACCCGCTGGGTTGCACGGCTTGAAGCATCGAGCGCGAACAACAGCAGCGAGCGGCCGGTGACCTGGTAAGACGCGCCGGCAGAAAATGCCGGCAGTTCGTCGCGTACCGGCATGTTCGTGTCGAGAAGGCAGGTCCATTGATCGCCCTCGGGAACATCCGGCAACGTGAAATTGACCACGTCGTGATGCGCGTTGAGGACCAGCAGCAGTGTCGCGTCGGAGGCTGGCCGGCGAATGCCGCTCGCCTGGGCACGGCCGTCGATCACGAGGCCAAAGCAGCGCATCGCTGCGTCGTCCCATTGTTCCTGCGAGAGATCCTCGCCAGTCGGCGACAGCCAGCGGGTATCGGTCACCTCGAGCGCAGCGTTGTATTCGCCAGTCAGAAAGCGTCCGCGCCGCAGCACCGGCAAGCGATGCCGCAAGGTGGTGAGGTTCTTGACGAACTCCGTCAACGCACGCCCGTCGTCGTCGATCGCTTCCCAGTCGAGCCAGCTGATCTCGTTGTCCTGACAATAGGCGTTGTTGTTGCCCTTCTGGGTGCGGCCGAATTCGTCGCCGGCGAGGATCATCGGCGTACCTTGCGAAAGCAGCAACGTGGCTAGCAGGTTGCGCTTCTGACGCTCGCGCTGCTGGCGGATATCCGGATCGTCGGTAGGGCCTTCCACGCCGAAATTCCACGACTTGTTATCGGAGTGGCCGTCCTTGTTGTCCTCGCCGTTCGCCTCGTTGTGCTTGTCGTTGTACGAAACGAGATCGTTCGTGGTGAAGCCGTCGTGGGCCGCGATGAAATTCACGC
It encodes:
- a CDS encoding DUF2934 domain-containing protein, which translates into the protein MAQDHELETNSTEEKIRTRAYYLWEQATDPKGNPDEYWEQARAEVEKESMGAEGDSHTGVTVTPTHKE